The Balaenoptera acutorostrata chromosome 15, mBalAcu1.1, whole genome shotgun sequence genome contains a region encoding:
- the SIGLEC1 gene encoding sialoadhesin isoform X1, giving the protein MDFPLQFLLLASSIPAGLTSWGVSSPQAVQGVRGSCLVIPCIFSFPASVEVPHGITTIWYYDYSGNRQVVSHSGNPQLVEARFQGRALLVGHAEHKLCSLLLRDLRPEDSGSYNFRFEISEGNRWSDVTGTVVTVTEEPSVPTIASPAELREGMEVDFNCSTPYACLQEPVSLQWQGQDPTRSVTSNLQKLEPTGISHLETLHMALSWQDHGRTLRCQLSVANHRTQGEIHLQVQYAPKGVKILLSPSGRNILPGDLVTLTCQVNNSYPQVSSVQWVKDGTHLKDQSRVLQLPQAAWADAGIYTCEAGNGVGSSVSPPVSLHVFMAEVQVSPAGSILENQTVTLACNSPKEAPSELRYRWYKNHALMEDTHSRILQLRSATRADTGFYFCEVQNAQGSKRSDPVSVVVSHPPLAPDLTAFLETQAGLLGILQCSVVSEPTATLVLSHGGLILASTSGEGDHSPRFSVSSAPNSLRLEIRDLGPTDSGEYTCSATNSLGNASSTLDFHANAARLLISPAAEVAEGQAVTLSCRSSLSPTPDTRFSWYRNGALLLKGPSSSFLLPAASSTDAGSYHCWAQDGHSTSGPSSPAVLTVLYAPRQPMFTARLDPDTAGARAGQRGLLLCRVDSDPPAQLRLLHRDCVVASSLPAGESCSTCGGCSQRTKVTRAPNLLRVEIQDPVLEDEGMYLCEASSLLGNASASATFNAQATVLVITPSHMLQEGTGANLTCRVGREAGGPANFSWFRDGALWAQGPLETLTLLPVTRKDAALYACRILTEAGAQLSTPVVLSVLYPPDPPKLSALLDVDQGHTAVFICTVDSRPLAQLSLFHGEHLLATSPGPRLSSRGRLQAKATANSLQLEVQDLSLGDSGSYRCEATNVLGSANTSLFFQVRGAWVRVSPSPELQEGQAVVLSCQVPTGVLEGTSYRWYRDGQPLQESTSATVHFAAITLSQAGAYHCQAQAPGSATTNLAVPVSLHVSYAPRQATLIPLMDTGPGRLGLLLCRVNSDPPAQLRLLHGDLLVASTLQGVGELAGSSPRLQVAVAPNTLRLEIHNAVLEDEGVYTCEATNALGQASASATFDAQAVSVQVWPKATVQEGQLVNLTCLVWTTHMAQLTYTWYQDGQQRPGAVHSIPLPNVTVMDAASYRCGVLTLGQTLHLSRPVTLDVLYAPRSMRLTYLLESRGGQLALVLCTVDSRPPAQLALSHAGRLLVSSTTASVPNTLRLELWEPRPSDEGLYSCSARSPLGQANMSLELRLEGVQVTLAPSATVPEGAPVTVTCEDPAARPPTHYAWYHNSRWLQEGSAASLSFPVATRAHAGAYTCQVQDAQGTRSSRPTALHVLYAPRDAVLSSFWDSRASPMAVVQCTVDSEPPAELALSHDGKVLATSHGVHGLAVGTGHVQVARNALRLRVQDVPSGDKDTYVCTARNLLGSVSTMGQLQAEGVRVVAAPGLDVPEGTALNLSCHLPGGPGPMGNSTFAWFWNGRQLHTEPLPTLAFTHVALAQAGMYHCRAELPTGATTSAPVMLRVLYPPKTPTMTVYLEPEGGVQGILDCRVDSEPLASLTIHLGSRLVASSQPQVAPAKPHIHVSATPNALRVDIGELRPGDQGEYVCSASNALGSASAATYFGTRALHRLHLFQQLLWVLGLLAGLLFLLLGLGACYAWRRRHFHKLRVGENSVEMASQKETTQGEEVTGICDDSGPVNKAALGPACLHENSSVAPDFL; this is encoded by the exons ATGGACTTCCCGCTCCAGTTCCTCCTCCTGGCCTCATCCATCCCAGCAG GCCTGACCTCATGGGGCGTCTCCAGTCCCCAGGCTGTGCAGGGCGTAAGGGGTTCCTGCCTCGTCATCCCCTGCATCTTCAGCTTCCCTGCCAGCGTGGAGGTGCCCCACGGCATCACAACCATCTGGTACTATGACTACTCGGGCAATCGGCAGGTAGTGAGCCATTCCGGGAACCCCCAGCTGGTGGAGGCCCGTTTCCAAGGCCGTGCCCTGCTGGTGGGGCATGCCGAGCACAAGTTGTGCAGCCTGCTGTTGAGGGACCTGCGGCCCGAGGACTCGGGCTCCTACAACTTCCGCTTTGAGATCAGTGAGGGCAACCGCTGGTCAGATGTCACAGGCACAGTGGTCACCGTGACAG AGGAGCCCAGCGTGCCCACCATTGCCTCACCAGCTGAGCTGCGCGAGGGCATGGAGGTGGACTTCAACTGCTCCACTCCCTACGCGTGCCTGCAGGAGCCAGTCAGTCTGCAGTGGCAAGGCCAGGACCCCACCCGCTCTGTCACCTCCAACCTCCAGAAGCTTGAGCCCACGGGCATCAGCCACCTGGAGACCCTCCACATGGCCCTGTCCTGGCAGGACCATGGCCGGACCCTGCGCTGCCAGCTCTCGGTGGCCAACCACAGGACTCAGGGCGAGATTCACCTCCAAGTGCAGT ATGCCCCCAAGGGTGTGAAAATCCTCCTCAGCCCTTCGGGGCGAAACATCCTTCCAGGTGATCTGGTCACACTCACCTGCCAGGTGAATAACAGCTACCCTCAGGTCAGTTCCGTGCAGTGGGTCAAGGATGGGACGCACCTCAAAGACCAGAGTCGTGTACTACAGCTGCCCCAGGCAGCCTGGGCCGATGCTGGCATCTACACCTGTGAAGCTGGGAATGGCGTGGGCTCTTCAGTCTCACCCCCTGTCAGCCTCCACGTCTTCA TGGCTGAGGTCCAGGTGAGCCCAGCAGGCTCCATTCTGGAGAACCAGACAGTGACGCTGGCCTGCAACTCACCTAAAGAAGCGCCCAGCGAGCTGCGCTACAGGTGGTACAAGAACCACGCCCTGATGGAGGACACTCACAGCCGCATCCTCCAGCTGCGCTCAGCCACCAGGGCTGATACAGGCTTCTACTTCTGTGAGGTGCAGAATGCCCAGGGCAGCAAGCGCTCTGATCCGGTCAGCGTGGTGGTCAGCC ACCCACCCCTCGCCCCGGACCTAACTGCGTTCCTGGAGACACAGGCAGGGCTGCTGGGCATCCTCCAGTGCTCTGTGGTCAGCGAGCCCACGGCTACTCTGGTGTTGTCACATGGGGGCCTCATCCTGGCCTCCACTTCCGGGGAGGGTGACCACAGCCCACGCTTCAGTGTCTCCTCTGCCCCCAACTCCTTGCGCCTGGAGATTCGAGACCTGGGGCCAACTGACAGTGGGGAGTACACGTGCTCAGCCACCAACTCCCTTGGGAATGCATCCTCCACTCTGGACTTCCATGCCAATG CAGCCCGCCTCCTCATCAGCCCGGCAGCAGAGGTGGCAGAAGGGCAGGCAGTGACACTGAGCTGTAGGAGCAGCCTAAGCCCGACACCTGACACACGCTTCTCCTGGTACCGGAATGGGGCCCTCCTTCTCAAGGGGCCCAGCAGCAGCTTTCTGCTCCCTGCGGCCTCCAGCACTGATGCCGGCTCATACCACTGTTGGGCCCAGGATGGCCATAGCACCAGCGGGCCCTCCTCACCTGCTGTCCTCACCGTCCTCT ATGCCCCACGCCAGCCCATGTTTACCGCCCGGCTGGACCCTGATACCGCAGGAGCCAGGGCTGGACAGAGAGGCCTCCTCTTGTGCCGTGTGGACAGTGACCCCCCGGCCCAGCTGCGGCTGCTCCACAGGGACTGTGTCGTGGCCTCTTCCCTGCCAGCCGGGGAAAGCTGTAGCACCTGTGGGGGCTGTTCCCAACGCACAAAAGTCACCAGAGCCCCCAACCTGCTGCGTGTAGAGATCCAAGACCCGGTGCTGGAGGACGAGGGCATGTACCTGTGCGAGGCCAGCAGTCTCCTAGGCAATGCCTCTGCCTCGGCGACCTTCAATGCCCAGG CCACTGTCCTGGTCATCACACCATCGCACATGCTGCAGGAGGGCACTGGAGCCAATCTGACTTGCAGGGTGGGCCGGGAAGCCGGTGGCCCTGCCAACTTCTCCTGGTTCCGGGATGGGGCACTGTGGGCCCAGGGCCCCCTGGAGACCCTGACGCTGCTGCCCGTGACCAGAAAGGATGCTGCCCTGTATGCCTGCCGCATCCTCACCGAGGCTGGTGCCCAGCTGTCCACCCCTGTGGTCCTGAGTGTGCTCT ATCCCCCAGATCCTCCAAAGCTGTCAGCGCTCCTGGATGTGGACCAGGGCCACACGGCTGTGTTCATCTGTACTGTGGACAGTCGCCCTCTTGCCCAGCTGTCTCTGTTCCATGGGGAGCACCTCCTGGCCACCAGCCCAGGGCCCCGGCTCTCATCCCGTGGCCGCCTCCAGGCCAAAGCCACGGCCAACTCCCTGCAGCTAGAGGTCCAAGACTTGAGCCTGGGGGACTCTGGCAGCTACCGCTGCGAGGCCACCAATGTCCTGGGATCAGCCAACACTTCCCTCTTCTTCCAGGTCCGAG GAGCCTGGGTCCGGGTGTCACCATCGCCTGAGCTCCAAGAGGGCCAGGCTGTGGTCCTGAGCTGCCAGGTACCCACAGGGGTCCTGGAGGGGACCTCATACCGCTGGTATCGGGATGGTCAGCCCCTCCAGGAGTCCACCTCGGCCACAGTCCATTTTGCAGCCATAACTCTGAGCCAAGCTGGGGCCTACCATTGCCAAGCCCAGGCTCCAGGTTCAGCCACCACGAACTTGGCTGTCCCTGTCAGCCTCCACGTGTCCT ATGCCCCTCGCCAGGCCACACTCATCCCCCTAATGGACACAGGCCCTGGGCGACTGGGCCTCCTCCTGTGCCGTGTGAACAGCGACCCTCCAGCCCAGCTACGACTGCTCCACGGGGACCTCCTCGTGGCCTCTACCCTACAAGGTGTGGGGGAGCTTGCAGGCAGCTCTCCCCGGCTACAGGTGGCTGTGGCCCCCAACACGCTGCGTCTGGAGATCCACAATGCAGTGCTGGAGGATGAGGGCGTTTACACCTGCGAGGCCACCAACGCCCTGGGCCAGGCCTCGGCCTCAGCCACCTTTGATGCCCAGG ctGTGAGTGTGCAGGTGTGGCCCAAAGCCACCGTACAGGAGGGGCAGCTGGTGAACCTGACCTGCCTTGTATGGACTACCCACATGGCCCAGCTCACCTATACATGGTACCAAGACGGGCAGCAGCGCCCAGGTGCTGTCCACTCCATCCCTCTGCCCAACGTCACGGTCATGGATGCTGCCTCCTACCGCTGTGGCGTGCTGACCCTTGGCCAGACACTCCACCTCTCCAGACCCGTCACCCTGGACGTCCTCT ATGCACCCCGCAGCATGCGCCTGACCTATCTCCTGGAGAGCCGCGGCGGGCAGCTGGCCCTGGTGCTGTGCACAGTGGACAGCCGCCCACCTGCCCAGCTGGCCCTCAGCCACGCTGGCCGTCTCCTGGTGTCCTCGACCACAGCCTCTGTCCCCAACACCCTGAGGCTGGAGCTGTGGGAGCCCAGGCCCAGTGACGAGGGTCTCTACAGCTGCTCAGCCCGCAGTCCTCTGGGTCAGGCCAACATGTCCCTGGAGCTGCGGCTAGAGG GTGTGCAGGTGACCCTGGCTCCGTCGGCCACTGTGCCCGAGGGAGCCCCTGTCACAGTGACTTGTGAAGACCCTGCTGCCCGCCCACCCACCCACTATGCCTGGTACCACAACAGTCGTTGGCTGCAGGAGGGGTCAGCTGCCTCGCTCTCGTTCCCGGTGGCTACACGGGCTCACGCGGGCGCCTATACCTGCCAGGTCCAGGATGCCCAGGGCACACGCAGCTCCCGGCCCACAGCGCTGCATGTCCTCT ATGCCCCTCGGGACGCTGTCCtgtcctccttctgggactcaaGGGCCAGCCCCATGGCCGTGGTACAGTGCACTGTGGACAGCGAGCCACCTGCCGAGCTGGCCCTGTCCCACGATGGCAAGGTGCTGGCCACCAGCCACGGGGTCCACGGCTTAGCAGTGGGGACGGGCCACGTCCAGGTGGCCCGCAACGCCCTGCGGCTGCGGGTGCAAGATGTGCCCTCAGGTGACAAGGACACCTACGTCTGCACGGCCCGCAACTTGTTGGGCTCAGTCAGCACCATGGGGCAGCTGCAGGCAGAAG GTGTGCGTGTGGTGGCTGCGCCAGGGCTGGATGTGCCTGAGGGCACAGCGCTGAACCTGAGTTGTCACCTCCCTGGCGGCCCTGGGCCCATGGGGAACTCTACCTTTGCTTGGTTCTGGAATGGCCGGCAACTACACACAGAGCCTCTGCCCACCCTCGCCTTCACTCATGTGGCCCTCGCCCAAGCTGGGATGTACCACTGCCGGGCTGAACTCCCCACTGGGGCCACCACCTCTGCTCCAGTCATGCTCCGGGTGCTCT ACCCTCCCAAGACGCCCACCATGACGGTTTATCTGGAGCCCGAGGGTGGCGTCCAGGGCATTCTGGACTGCCGAGTGGACAGCGAGCCCCTAGCCAGCCTGACCATCCACCTTGGCAGTCGGCTGGTGGCCTCCAGCCAGCCCCAGGTTGCTCCTGCCAAGCCACACATCCACGTCTCAGCCACCCCCAATGCCTTGAGGGTGGACATAGGGGAGCTGAGGCCCGGTGACCAGGGGGAATATGTGTGCTCTGCCTCCAAtgccctgggctctgcctctgCTGCCACCTACTTTGGAACCAGAG CCCTGCACCGCCTGCATCTGTTCCAGCAGCTACTCtgggtcctggggctgctggcGGGCCTCCTCTTCCTACTGCTGGGCCTGGGGGCCTGCTACGCCTGGAG AAGGAGACATTTTCATAAGCTGAGAGTGGGTGAAAATTCGGTGGAAATGGCTTCTCAGAAGGAAACCACACAG GGGGAAGAGGTTACCGGAATCTGTGATGACTCGGGGCCTGTGAACAAGGCAGCATTGGGTCCTGCCTGCCTCCATGAAAACAGCTCTGTGGCACCTGACTTTCTATGA
- the SIGLEC1 gene encoding sialoadhesin isoform X6, which yields MEVDFNCSTPYACLQEPVSLQWQGQDPTRSVTSNLQKLEPTGISHLETLHMALSWQDHGRTLRCQLSVANHRTQGEIHLQVQYAPKGVKILLSPSGRNILPGDLVTLTCQVNNSYPQVSSVQWVKDGTHLKDQSRVLQLPQAAWADAGIYTCEAGNGVGSSVSPPVSLHVFMAEVQVSPAGSILENQTVTLACNSPKEAPSELRYRWYKNHALMEDTHSRILQLRSATRADTGFYFCEVQNAQGSKRSDPVSVVVSHPPLAPDLTAFLETQAGLLGILQCSVVSEPTATLVLSHGGLILASTSGEGDHSPRFSVSSAPNSLRLEIRDLGPTDSGEYTCSATNSLGNASSTLDFHANAARLLISPAAEVAEGQAVTLSCRSSLSPTPDTRFSWYRNGALLLKGPSSSFLLPAASSTDAGSYHCWAQDGHSTSGPSSPAVLTVLYAPRQPMFTARLDPDTAGARAGQRGLLLCRVDSDPPAQLRLLHRDCVVASSLPAGESCSTCGGCSQRTKVTRAPNLLRVEIQDPVLEDEGMYLCEASSLLGNASASATFNAQATVLVITPSHMLQEGTGANLTCRVGREAGGPANFSWFRDGALWAQGPLETLTLLPVTRKDAALYACRILTEAGAQLSTPVVLSVLYPPDPPKLSALLDVDQGHTAVFICTVDSRPLAQLSLFHGEHLLATSPGPRLSSRGRLQAKATANSLQLEVQDLSLGDSGSYRCEATNVLGSANTSLFFQVRGAWVRVSPSPELQEGQAVVLSCQVPTGVLEGTSYRWYRDGQPLQESTSATVHFAAITLSQAGAYHCQAQAPGSATTNLAVPVSLHVSYAPRQATLIPLMDTGPGRLGLLLCRVNSDPPAQLRLLHGDLLVASTLQGVGELAGSSPRLQVAVAPNTLRLEIHNAVLEDEGVYTCEATNALGQASASATFDAQAVSVQVWPKATVQEGQLVNLTCLVWTTHMAQLTYTWYQDGQQRPGAVHSIPLPNVTVMDAASYRCGVLTLGQTLHLSRPVTLDVLYAPRSMRLTYLLESRGGQLALVLCTVDSRPPAQLALSHAGRLLVSSTTASVPNTLRLELWEPRPSDEGLYSCSARSPLGQANMSLELRLEGVQVTLAPSATVPEGAPVTVTCEDPAARPPTHYAWYHNSRWLQEGSAASLSFPVATRAHAGAYTCQVQDAQGTRSSRPTALHVLYAPRDAVLSSFWDSRASPMAVVQCTVDSEPPAELALSHDGKVLATSHGVHGLAVGTGHVQVARNALRLRVQDVPSGDKDTYVCTARNLLGSVSTMGQLQAEGVRVVAAPGLDVPEGTALNLSCHLPGGPGPMGNSTFAWFWNGRQLHTEPLPTLAFTHVALAQAGMYHCRAELPTGATTSAPVMLRVLYPPKTPTMTVYLEPEGGVQGILDCRVDSEPLASLTIHLGSRLVASSQPQVAPAKPHIHVSATPNALRVDIGELRPGDQGEYVCSASNALGSASAATYFGTRALHRLHLFQQLLWVLGLLAGLLFLLLGLGACYAWRRRHFHKLRVGENSVEMASQKETTQGEEVTGICDDSGPVNKAALGPACLHENSSVAPDFL from the exons ATGGAGGTGGACTTCAACTGCTCCACTCCCTACGCGTGCCTGCAGGAGCCAGTCAGTCTGCAGTGGCAAGGCCAGGACCCCACCCGCTCTGTCACCTCCAACCTCCAGAAGCTTGAGCCCACGGGCATCAGCCACCTGGAGACCCTCCACATGGCCCTGTCCTGGCAGGACCATGGCCGGACCCTGCGCTGCCAGCTCTCGGTGGCCAACCACAGGACTCAGGGCGAGATTCACCTCCAAGTGCAGT ATGCCCCCAAGGGTGTGAAAATCCTCCTCAGCCCTTCGGGGCGAAACATCCTTCCAGGTGATCTGGTCACACTCACCTGCCAGGTGAATAACAGCTACCCTCAGGTCAGTTCCGTGCAGTGGGTCAAGGATGGGACGCACCTCAAAGACCAGAGTCGTGTACTACAGCTGCCCCAGGCAGCCTGGGCCGATGCTGGCATCTACACCTGTGAAGCTGGGAATGGCGTGGGCTCTTCAGTCTCACCCCCTGTCAGCCTCCACGTCTTCA TGGCTGAGGTCCAGGTGAGCCCAGCAGGCTCCATTCTGGAGAACCAGACAGTGACGCTGGCCTGCAACTCACCTAAAGAAGCGCCCAGCGAGCTGCGCTACAGGTGGTACAAGAACCACGCCCTGATGGAGGACACTCACAGCCGCATCCTCCAGCTGCGCTCAGCCACCAGGGCTGATACAGGCTTCTACTTCTGTGAGGTGCAGAATGCCCAGGGCAGCAAGCGCTCTGATCCGGTCAGCGTGGTGGTCAGCC ACCCACCCCTCGCCCCGGACCTAACTGCGTTCCTGGAGACACAGGCAGGGCTGCTGGGCATCCTCCAGTGCTCTGTGGTCAGCGAGCCCACGGCTACTCTGGTGTTGTCACATGGGGGCCTCATCCTGGCCTCCACTTCCGGGGAGGGTGACCACAGCCCACGCTTCAGTGTCTCCTCTGCCCCCAACTCCTTGCGCCTGGAGATTCGAGACCTGGGGCCAACTGACAGTGGGGAGTACACGTGCTCAGCCACCAACTCCCTTGGGAATGCATCCTCCACTCTGGACTTCCATGCCAATG CAGCCCGCCTCCTCATCAGCCCGGCAGCAGAGGTGGCAGAAGGGCAGGCAGTGACACTGAGCTGTAGGAGCAGCCTAAGCCCGACACCTGACACACGCTTCTCCTGGTACCGGAATGGGGCCCTCCTTCTCAAGGGGCCCAGCAGCAGCTTTCTGCTCCCTGCGGCCTCCAGCACTGATGCCGGCTCATACCACTGTTGGGCCCAGGATGGCCATAGCACCAGCGGGCCCTCCTCACCTGCTGTCCTCACCGTCCTCT ATGCCCCACGCCAGCCCATGTTTACCGCCCGGCTGGACCCTGATACCGCAGGAGCCAGGGCTGGACAGAGAGGCCTCCTCTTGTGCCGTGTGGACAGTGACCCCCCGGCCCAGCTGCGGCTGCTCCACAGGGACTGTGTCGTGGCCTCTTCCCTGCCAGCCGGGGAAAGCTGTAGCACCTGTGGGGGCTGTTCCCAACGCACAAAAGTCACCAGAGCCCCCAACCTGCTGCGTGTAGAGATCCAAGACCCGGTGCTGGAGGACGAGGGCATGTACCTGTGCGAGGCCAGCAGTCTCCTAGGCAATGCCTCTGCCTCGGCGACCTTCAATGCCCAGG CCACTGTCCTGGTCATCACACCATCGCACATGCTGCAGGAGGGCACTGGAGCCAATCTGACTTGCAGGGTGGGCCGGGAAGCCGGTGGCCCTGCCAACTTCTCCTGGTTCCGGGATGGGGCACTGTGGGCCCAGGGCCCCCTGGAGACCCTGACGCTGCTGCCCGTGACCAGAAAGGATGCTGCCCTGTATGCCTGCCGCATCCTCACCGAGGCTGGTGCCCAGCTGTCCACCCCTGTGGTCCTGAGTGTGCTCT ATCCCCCAGATCCTCCAAAGCTGTCAGCGCTCCTGGATGTGGACCAGGGCCACACGGCTGTGTTCATCTGTACTGTGGACAGTCGCCCTCTTGCCCAGCTGTCTCTGTTCCATGGGGAGCACCTCCTGGCCACCAGCCCAGGGCCCCGGCTCTCATCCCGTGGCCGCCTCCAGGCCAAAGCCACGGCCAACTCCCTGCAGCTAGAGGTCCAAGACTTGAGCCTGGGGGACTCTGGCAGCTACCGCTGCGAGGCCACCAATGTCCTGGGATCAGCCAACACTTCCCTCTTCTTCCAGGTCCGAG GAGCCTGGGTCCGGGTGTCACCATCGCCTGAGCTCCAAGAGGGCCAGGCTGTGGTCCTGAGCTGCCAGGTACCCACAGGGGTCCTGGAGGGGACCTCATACCGCTGGTATCGGGATGGTCAGCCCCTCCAGGAGTCCACCTCGGCCACAGTCCATTTTGCAGCCATAACTCTGAGCCAAGCTGGGGCCTACCATTGCCAAGCCCAGGCTCCAGGTTCAGCCACCACGAACTTGGCTGTCCCTGTCAGCCTCCACGTGTCCT ATGCCCCTCGCCAGGCCACACTCATCCCCCTAATGGACACAGGCCCTGGGCGACTGGGCCTCCTCCTGTGCCGTGTGAACAGCGACCCTCCAGCCCAGCTACGACTGCTCCACGGGGACCTCCTCGTGGCCTCTACCCTACAAGGTGTGGGGGAGCTTGCAGGCAGCTCTCCCCGGCTACAGGTGGCTGTGGCCCCCAACACGCTGCGTCTGGAGATCCACAATGCAGTGCTGGAGGATGAGGGCGTTTACACCTGCGAGGCCACCAACGCCCTGGGCCAGGCCTCGGCCTCAGCCACCTTTGATGCCCAGG ctGTGAGTGTGCAGGTGTGGCCCAAAGCCACCGTACAGGAGGGGCAGCTGGTGAACCTGACCTGCCTTGTATGGACTACCCACATGGCCCAGCTCACCTATACATGGTACCAAGACGGGCAGCAGCGCCCAGGTGCTGTCCACTCCATCCCTCTGCCCAACGTCACGGTCATGGATGCTGCCTCCTACCGCTGTGGCGTGCTGACCCTTGGCCAGACACTCCACCTCTCCAGACCCGTCACCCTGGACGTCCTCT ATGCACCCCGCAGCATGCGCCTGACCTATCTCCTGGAGAGCCGCGGCGGGCAGCTGGCCCTGGTGCTGTGCACAGTGGACAGCCGCCCACCTGCCCAGCTGGCCCTCAGCCACGCTGGCCGTCTCCTGGTGTCCTCGACCACAGCCTCTGTCCCCAACACCCTGAGGCTGGAGCTGTGGGAGCCCAGGCCCAGTGACGAGGGTCTCTACAGCTGCTCAGCCCGCAGTCCTCTGGGTCAGGCCAACATGTCCCTGGAGCTGCGGCTAGAGG GTGTGCAGGTGACCCTGGCTCCGTCGGCCACTGTGCCCGAGGGAGCCCCTGTCACAGTGACTTGTGAAGACCCTGCTGCCCGCCCACCCACCCACTATGCCTGGTACCACAACAGTCGTTGGCTGCAGGAGGGGTCAGCTGCCTCGCTCTCGTTCCCGGTGGCTACACGGGCTCACGCGGGCGCCTATACCTGCCAGGTCCAGGATGCCCAGGGCACACGCAGCTCCCGGCCCACAGCGCTGCATGTCCTCT ATGCCCCTCGGGACGCTGTCCtgtcctccttctgggactcaaGGGCCAGCCCCATGGCCGTGGTACAGTGCACTGTGGACAGCGAGCCACCTGCCGAGCTGGCCCTGTCCCACGATGGCAAGGTGCTGGCCACCAGCCACGGGGTCCACGGCTTAGCAGTGGGGACGGGCCACGTCCAGGTGGCCCGCAACGCCCTGCGGCTGCGGGTGCAAGATGTGCCCTCAGGTGACAAGGACACCTACGTCTGCACGGCCCGCAACTTGTTGGGCTCAGTCAGCACCATGGGGCAGCTGCAGGCAGAAG GTGTGCGTGTGGTGGCTGCGCCAGGGCTGGATGTGCCTGAGGGCACAGCGCTGAACCTGAGTTGTCACCTCCCTGGCGGCCCTGGGCCCATGGGGAACTCTACCTTTGCTTGGTTCTGGAATGGCCGGCAACTACACACAGAGCCTCTGCCCACCCTCGCCTTCACTCATGTGGCCCTCGCCCAAGCTGGGATGTACCACTGCCGGGCTGAACTCCCCACTGGGGCCACCACCTCTGCTCCAGTCATGCTCCGGGTGCTCT ACCCTCCCAAGACGCCCACCATGACGGTTTATCTGGAGCCCGAGGGTGGCGTCCAGGGCATTCTGGACTGCCGAGTGGACAGCGAGCCCCTAGCCAGCCTGACCATCCACCTTGGCAGTCGGCTGGTGGCCTCCAGCCAGCCCCAGGTTGCTCCTGCCAAGCCACACATCCACGTCTCAGCCACCCCCAATGCCTTGAGGGTGGACATAGGGGAGCTGAGGCCCGGTGACCAGGGGGAATATGTGTGCTCTGCCTCCAAtgccctgggctctgcctctgCTGCCACCTACTTTGGAACCAGAG CCCTGCACCGCCTGCATCTGTTCCAGCAGCTACTCtgggtcctggggctgctggcGGGCCTCCTCTTCCTACTGCTGGGCCTGGGGGCCTGCTACGCCTGGAG AAGGAGACATTTTCATAAGCTGAGAGTGGGTGAAAATTCGGTGGAAATGGCTTCTCAGAAGGAAACCACACAG GGGGAAGAGGTTACCGGAATCTGTGATGACTCGGGGCCTGTGAACAAGGCAGCATTGGGTCCTGCCTGCCTCCATGAAAACAGCTCTGTGGCACCTGACTTTCTATGA